The proteins below are encoded in one region of Belonocnema kinseyi isolate 2016_QV_RU_SX_M_011 chromosome 1, B_treatae_v1, whole genome shotgun sequence:
- the LOC117175215 gene encoding la-related protein 7-like: MLRIKQECEMELTSEKSPVSRKELRAKIRKQMEFYFGDENLNKDRYLKKLIDEDPWVDLKMFVAFRKIKSLTTDVRRIAKTLRKSRILDVSKEGTKVRLRPPLVEFKSPKNARKCIKAFRTKGCELSSLKSPNSLMRITALKDCDEQIAKKPIIKKDTKEEKLETENSLAHESDKKRKKLKHVTIESDLKKESVKKIKILPEEKFAKIGKNEK, encoded by the exons ATGTTGAGGATAAAACAGGAATGTGAAATGGAGTTGACTTCAGAGAAAAGTCCAGTTTCTCGCAAAGAATTGCGTGCGAAAATTCGGAAACAAATGGAGTTCTACTTTGGAGACGAGAACTTGAATAAAGacagatatttgaaaaaactcaTCGACGAGGATccct GGGTTGATCTGAAGATGTTTGTGGCGTTTCGGAAGATAAAAAGTCTGACGACGGATGTGAGGAGAATAGCCAAGACTTTGAGGAAATCGAGGATTCTGGATGTTTCCAAAGAAGGCACAAAAGTCCGTCTTCGTCCTCCGCTTGTCGAGTTCAAGTCGCCGAAAAATGCTCGAAAGTGCATcaag gCGTTTAGAACAAAAGGCTGTGAACTGTCCTCTCTCAAATCACCAAATTCCCTTATGAGGATTACTGCTCTTAAAGATTGCGATGAACAGATTGCAAAAAAGcctattataaaaaaagatacgAAAGAAGAGAAACTGGAAACTGAAAATTCACTTGCACATGAAtctgataaaaaaagaaagaaactaaAGCATGTAACTATcgaatcagatttaaaaaaagaatcagtaaaaaaaataaaaatcctaccTGAAGAGAAATTCGCAAAAAtcggaaaaaacgaaaaataa
- the LOC117175155 gene encoding cylicin-2-like, whose protein sequence is MEKEAEKEDLGDYSDLENRKEFRAEDFELSSYTSPNSPLRITIFEDSDEQIEKEKILKKVVKEKKVESENWVESDSKQDSRSQMLKNGKKKKTKKKFISIDLTESADEEVADSKKSKNKRDDNGTKRDPSDFGSSLSKMEKEHKSKKRKGRNSESFSESNGNYEIDNSPPAKSDKKRKKIKHEHSNLTEESVQEIKTLPQEEIRKNLKKRKISESTEGANHTSQKSGNVNSELKIEKESDSELIQEIYSDKFKVKKQKKKKRKRNLKEETGKENWPETIVNVETESGCSDPEHLKALRENGCRVSFFASPNSHLGITSFKDCDEHMAKEPVLKKIINEEKMESKTCEESNSKKDSISQIPENGKKNKKKKKLISIDLTESADEEFEDSKKSKNKREESGTEKDPSEYVPNLSKMEKEDKRKKRRERNSESLNASDEICEIDNSPPNESDKNRKKVKHEPSEATKQSVQGMKTLPENEICTNLKKRKISESTAGANDTSKKSGNVNTELKKEKESDSESIQEVPFDKVKVKEEKKKKREKNVKEETLKENFGDSETGIEIMGKRDLKQSRNEYLEMQISNVVNIDANKEESSKKRAVKEEKSAELSSTPGAIVNIETASPCSDPENAKSGRCLTGRGNVFINYNTSHNLSAEVDPSCRDWA, encoded by the exons atggaaaaagaggcAGAAAAAGAGGATCTTGGCGATTATTCAGATCTCGAAAACCGAAAa GAGTTTAGAGCAGAAGACTTTGAACTATCTTCTTATACATCTCCAAATTCCCCTCtgagaattacaatttttgaagattccgaTGAACAGattgaaaaagagaaaattcTAAAGAAAGTTGTGAAGGAAAAAAAAGTGGAAAGTGAAAACTGGGTAGAGTCTGATTCTAAACAAGATAGCAGATCACAAATgctaaaaaatggaaagaaaaagaAGACGAAAAAGAAGTTTATTTCTATCGACCTAACTGAATCAGCAGATGAAGAAGTTGCAGATTCAAAGAAGAGCAAAAATAAAAGAGACGATAATGGCACAAAAAGGGATCCATCTGACTTCGGATCAAGTCTGTCTAAAATGGAGAAAGAACACAAAAGCAAGAAGCGAAAGGGAAGAAATTCAGAGAGTTTTAGTGAGTCCAATGGAAATTACGAAATTGATAATTCACCTCCAGCCAAATCTgataaaaagcgaaaaaaaataaAGCATGAACATTCCAATTTAACAGAAGAATCAGTTCAAGAAATAAAAACCCTACCTCAAGAAGAAATtcgtaaaaatctaaaaaaacggaaaataagtGAATCTACGGAAGGTGCGAATCATACAAGCCAAAAATCTGGAAATGTAAATTCGGAGTTGAAAATAGAAAAGGAATCCGATTCTGAATTGATACAGGAAATTTATTCGGATAAGTTCAAAGTGAAgaaacaaaagaagaaaaaacgcAAAAGAAATCTGAAAGAAGAGACAGGAAAAGAAAATTGGCCTGAGACGATCGTGAATGTTGAGACGGAGTCTGGTTGCAGCGATCCTGAACACTTAAAA gcGTTGAGAGAAAACGGCTGCAGAGTATCCTTTTTTGCATCTCCAAATTCCCACCTGGGTATTACTTCTTTTAAAGATTGCGATGAACATATGGCAAAAGAGccagttctaaaaaaaataataaacgaagAAAAAATGGAGTCTAAAACCTGTGAAGAATCTAATTCAAAGAAAGACAGTATATCACAAATTCCGGaaaatggaaagaaaaataagaaaaaaaagaagttgatTTCTATTGACCTAACTGAATCAGCAGATGAAGAATTTGAAGATTCTAAGAAGAGTAAAAATAAAAGGGAAGAGAGTGGCACAGAAAAGGACCCATCTGAATATGTACCAAATCTGTCTAAAATGGAGAAAGAAGACAAAAGGAAAAAACGAAGAGAAAGAAATTCGGAGAGTTTGAATGCGTCGGATGAAATTTGCGAAATTGATAATTCACCTCCAAACGAATCTGATAAAAACCGAAAGAAAGTAAAGCATGAACCTTCCGAGGCCACAAAACAATCAGTTCAAGGAATGAAAACCCTAcctgaaaatgaaatttgtacaaatctaaaaaaacgaaaaataagtgAATCTACGGCAGGTGCGAATGATACAAGCAAAAAGTCTGGAAATGTAAATACGGAgttgaaaaaagaaaaggaatcCGATTCTGAGTCGATACAGGAAGTTCCTTTTGATAAGGTGAAAGTAAAGGAGGAAAAGaagaagaaacgagaaaaaaatgtgaaagaagAGACTCTAAAGGAGAATTTCGGCGATTCTGAAACAGGAATAGAAATCATGGGCAAGAGAGATTTAAAGCAATCAAGGAATGAATATCTAGAGATGCAGATAAGCAATGTTGTGAATATTGATGCAAATAAGGAGGAATCGAGTAAAAAACGTGCCgtaaaagaagaaaaatctgcTGAATTATCTTCCACACCTGGTGCCATCGTGAATATTGAGACGGCGTCTCCTTGCAGCGATCCTGAAAACGCAAAG